A stretch of Paenibacillus peoriae DNA encodes these proteins:
- a CDS encoding mannitol-1-phosphate 5-dehydrogenase, which translates to MRAVHFGAGNIGRGFIGLILSRAGYEVVFSDVNDTLVSELRRRKQYTVELANDTKDTELVMNVTAIDGKDAAAVADAVDHADLVTTAVGVSILKHIAAGIAEGIKRRVERGARPLHVIACENAIGGSAQLKEHVFALLDEATRAKAEASVYFPNAAVDRIVPIQQHEDPLHVQVEPFYEWVVDRSQMASEHEEIEGILYVQDLEPYIERKLFTVNTGHCVAAYLGYTAGYATIQEAMKDSKVVDSIQGSLEETGAVLVKRFGLDQEEHRKYISKILDRFRNPNLIDDVTRVGRSPLRKLSPNDRLVRPALQAQEYGIPTDHLALGMAAACKFDITEDPEAVELQQVIRNEGLGVALTRYTSITADHPLHRQILEQYDIINS; encoded by the coding sequence ATGAGAGCCGTCCACTTTGGAGCAGGAAATATCGGTCGCGGCTTTATCGGATTGATTCTGTCGCGTGCAGGCTATGAGGTTGTCTTTTCAGATGTCAATGACACCCTTGTATCCGAGTTACGCCGTCGTAAACAATACACCGTAGAGTTAGCCAATGATACAAAGGATACGGAGCTGGTCATGAATGTGACGGCGATTGACGGCAAGGATGCAGCGGCTGTAGCCGATGCGGTAGACCACGCTGATCTGGTAACGACCGCAGTAGGTGTCAGCATCCTCAAGCACATTGCAGCAGGCATTGCGGAGGGCATCAAGCGGCGGGTAGAGCGAGGAGCGAGGCCGCTGCATGTGATTGCCTGTGAAAATGCAATCGGAGGTAGTGCGCAACTGAAAGAGCATGTTTTTGCGCTATTGGATGAGGCGACCCGTGCCAAGGCTGAGGCTTCGGTGTATTTTCCAAATGCTGCGGTAGACCGGATTGTGCCGATCCAGCAACACGAGGACCCGTTACATGTGCAGGTAGAGCCTTTTTATGAGTGGGTGGTGGATCGTTCGCAAATGGCATCTGAGCATGAAGAAATCGAAGGTATCCTGTACGTGCAGGATCTAGAGCCTTACATTGAACGAAAGCTGTTCACGGTAAATACGGGACATTGCGTGGCAGCTTATCTTGGTTATACCGCAGGTTATGCTACCATTCAGGAGGCCATGAAGGATAGCAAGGTGGTGGATTCGATACAAGGGTCACTGGAGGAAACGGGAGCGGTGCTTGTGAAGCGCTTCGGTTTGGATCAAGAGGAGCATAGGAAGTACATCTCTAAAATTTTGGATCGCTTCCGCAACCCTAATCTAATAGACGATGTTACTCGGGTCGGACGTTCACCATTACGCAAGCTGTCTCCCAATGACCGTCTTGTACGTCCCGCGCTCCAAGCGCAGGAGTATGGCATTCCGACGGATCATCTGGCGTTAGGAATGGCTGCTGCCTGTAAATTTGATATTACGGAAGACCCCGAGGCAGTCGAGCTTCAGCAGGTGATCCGCAACGAAGGGCTGGGTGTGGCGCTGACGCGTTATACTTCCATAACCGCAGACCACCCGTTACATCGGCAGATATTGGAGCAATATGATATTATAAATTCATAA
- a CDS encoding PTS sugar transporter subunit IIA gives MSIMTIDKVKMNATAKDKYEAIRMAGQILLDAGHISSEYIDKMLEREEIVSTYIGNGLAIPHGTKESKTLIQSTGISIVQFPQGVDFGEEKAYMVIGIAAQGGNHMEILTSIAVVCAEEENMEKLRNAVTPQEIIDLFESELEL, from the coding sequence GTGAGTATTATGACGATAGACAAAGTAAAAATGAATGCAACCGCCAAAGACAAATATGAGGCGATTCGTATGGCTGGACAAATCCTGCTGGATGCAGGACATATTTCAAGTGAGTACATTGACAAGATGCTGGAACGCGAGGAGATCGTGTCCACCTATATCGGGAACGGGCTGGCTATTCCACATGGCACCAAGGAATCCAAGACGCTTATTCAATCCACAGGCATCTCCATCGTTCAGTTTCCGCAAGGCGTAGATTTTGGGGAAGAAAAAGCATACATGGTAATCGGCATTGCAGCACAAGGCGGCAATCATATGGAGATTTTGACGAGTATTGCTGTGGTGTGTGCAGAGGAAGAAAACATGGAGAAACTTCGCAACGCGGTGACCCCACAGGAAATTATAGATCTGTTCGAAAGTGAGCTGGAGCTATGA